DNA from Gammaproteobacteria bacterium:
TTGAGTGCATCCCGATCGGCAAGGTCGATCTGGCGAATTGCCTCCATCGCATCGATGGCTTCGACCATCGAGACGGGGATACCTGCGGCACGCAACTCCTCGATGAAGCCGGTGAGCACGTCGAGGAACATCAGCCCTCGGCGTTGGATCGAAAGTCGTCGGCTACCTTGTCGATGTCGGTCTGGTACTTCAACAGCACATGAAGCGTGTCCTGCACGATCTCATCGTCGAGGGTCCGCACCTCGAGAGCGAGCAGGGTTCGGGCCCAGTCGAGGGATTCCGAGATCGACGGCGGCTTGCGGAGCTGGATGCTCCGGATGCTGTGCACGAGTCTGGACACCTGATCGGCGAGGTAGGCCGGGAGCTCGGGCACGCGGGCCAGCAGGATCTCTTTCTCGCGCTCGACAGATGGATACTCGATGTGCAGGAAGAGACACCGCCGTTTCAGCGCCTCGGAGAGTTCTCGAGTGTTGTTGGAGGTCAGCACGACCATCGGCTGAGTGCGAGCTGTGATGGTCCCGAGCTCCGGAATCGACACCTGGAATTCGGAGAGCACCTCGAGGAGAAGGGCCTCGGTCTCGACCTCCACACGATCGATCTCATCGATGAGCAGCACGACGGCTTCTGGAGACCGAATCGCCTCCAGCAGAGGCCGCGTGAGGAGGAACTCTTCAGAGAAGATATCGCCTTCGATCTCCTCCCAGGCCCTGTTCTCCCCTGCCTGGATCCGCAACAGCTGCTTCTTGTAGTTCCACTCGTAGAGTGCCTTCGACTCGTCCAGTCCCTCGTAACACTGCAGGCGGATCAGCGCCCTCCCCGAAGCCGCGGCGAGCGCCTTGGCCAGTTCGGTCTTGCCGACGCCGGCGGGGCCTTCGACCAGAATCGGCTTGTCCAGGCGATTCGCGAGGAACACCACCTGAGCGATCCGATCGTCGGCGAGATAGTTCTGGCGTCGCAGCGCCTCCTTGACCTGTGCGGCGTTACCGAGTCCGGTCGGTCCGTCGGTCATCGTGTCTCCTCCAAGGTTCTGGGCGAGTGTACCGGTCATATCGACCCACAACGCTGTGCCCGGAGCCGAGCAACCTATCATTGCTCCGTCATGAGAATCGTGATTGCAGGCAGCGGCCGTGTTGGAGGGGACCTTGCCCACGCGTTCGCCGACAAGGGACATGATGTGTCCGTCGTCGACGTGGACAAGTCCGCCCTCGAACTGCTCGGCTCCACATTCAACGGCTCGGTTCACCACGGCCTGGCGTACGACGTGCAGACCCTGAAAGAAGCAGGTATCGAATACGCCGACGCGTTCATCGCCGTCACCAATTCGGACAACGCCAACCTCATGTCGGTGCAGCTGGCGAAGCAGGTCTTCATGGTCCCGACGACGATTGCCCGCCTCGATGACCTGTTCCGGGAACCCGCCTATCAGGAACTCGATATCGACTACGTGCCGGCGTCCCGCCTCGTATCTCGCGTGATGTTCAAGAAGGTCATCGAGAAGGAGTTCGGCTTCCATCTGACCTTCGAAACCGGAGAGGTCGAGATCGTCGACATTCACCTGGGAAAACGAGCCGACGGAATGACCGTCGGAGAGTTCGAGGTGTCGGGACGGCTGAGGGTCGCCGCCGTGCGCCGCGGGGAAACCACACTGATCCCCCAGGATGATTTCCTGTTGCGCAAGGGAGACCTGCTGACGGCGGCTGCACGTGAGGGAGTCAGTCACAAGCTCAGCAGGTACCTCGAGGAGGTCGACTGATGAGAGCCATCGTCGTCGGGGGAGGAAAAGTCGGCGGTTATCTCGGCAAGACCCTCAGCAAAGAGGGACACACCGTCACCGTGGTCGAGCGGAGCAAGCCTAAAGGACAGCGGCTCGGCGATACCTCCAATGTTCTCGTGATCATCGGTGACGGCAC
Protein-coding regions in this window:
- a CDS encoding AAA domain-containing protein, yielding MTDGPTGLGNAAQVKEALRRQNYLADDRIAQVVFLANRLDKPILVEGPAGVGKTELAKALAAASGRALIRLQCYEGLDESKALYEWNYKKQLLRIQAGENRAWEEIEGDIFSEEFLLTRPLLEAIRSPEAVVLLIDEIDRVEVETEALLLEVLSEFQVSIPELGTITARTQPMVVLTSNNTRELSEALKRRCLFLHIEYPSVEREKEILLARVPELPAYLADQVSRLVHSIRSIQLRKPPSISESLDWARTLLALEVRTLDDEIVQDTLHVLLKYQTDIDKVADDFRSNAEG